A genomic segment from Orientia tsutsugamushi str. Boryong encodes:
- the nuoI gene encoding NADH-quinone oxidoreductase subunit NuoI yields MTNFTKSFLLYEIIVGMFLTLKYFFKSKVTIRYPNEVSKLSPRFKGEHALRRYPDGEERCIACKLCEAICPAQAITIEAKEQPNGSRRTTKYDIDMTKCIYCGLCQEACPVDAIVEGPNLEFATETHQELLYNKEKLLRNGDMWEHVIAKNLKVDSIYR; encoded by the coding sequence ATAACTAATTTTACTAAATCTTTTCTTTTGTATGAAATTATTGTTGGAATGTTTTTAACTTTGAAATATTTTTTTAAATCTAAAGTTACGATTCGTTATCCTAATGAAGTTAGCAAATTGAGCCCAAGATTTAAAGGAGAGCATGCTTTAAGACGCTATCCAGATGGTGAAGAGAGATGTATAGCATGTAAATTATGCGAAGCTATTTGTCCAGCTCAAGCTATTACTATTGAAGCAAAAGAGCAGCCGAATGGTAGTAGGCGCACTACTAAATATGATATTGATATGACTAAGTGTATATATTGCGGATTATGTCAAGAGGCATGCCCAGTAGATGCTATTGTTGAAGGGCCAAATTTAGAATTTGCTACAGAAACTCATCAGGAATTATTGTATAACAAAGAGAAACTTTTAAGAAATGGTGATATGTGGGAACATGTAATAGCTAAAAATTTAAAAGTGGATAGTATTTACAGGTAG
- a CDS encoding NADH-quinone oxidoreductase subunit J, which translates to MLFFYLFSVLALLGSIGVITSKNPVYAALWLIFVFCNTSGLLILLGAEFLAFLLVIVYAGAVAILFLFVVMMLNIKSDNLVLVKTRTILNIPIYVIIAFIFIIDLSIIIVMCFSNYCPIHYEENNLDIKAIGRVLYTEYALQFQLSGIILLIAMIGCVVLTVRKRSGVKRQDHYSQINRNRNSSIQVVKVEVNKGIEDVDSN; encoded by the coding sequence ATGTTATTTTTTTATTTATTTTCTGTTTTAGCACTACTTGGGAGTATTGGGGTTATAACAAGCAAAAATCCAGTATATGCAGCATTGTGGTTAATATTTGTGTTCTGTAATACATCTGGGTTACTAATATTACTTGGAGCAGAATTTTTAGCTTTCTTATTAGTAATAGTTTATGCTGGAGCTGTAGCAATTTTATTTCTTTTTGTAGTAATGATGTTGAATATAAAGTCTGACAATCTAGTTTTAGTGAAAACGCGTACTATTTTAAATATTCCAATTTATGTAATTATTGCTTTCATTTTTATCATTGATTTAAGCATAATTATTGTTATGTGTTTTAGCAATTACTGTCCCATACATTATGAGGAAAATAACTTAGATATTAAAGCTATTGGTAGAGTATTATATACTGAATATGCGCTACAGTTTCAGTTATCTGGAATAATATTGTTGATCGCAATGATTGGTTGCGTTGTATTAACAGTACGTAAAAGATCTGGAGTTAAAAGGCAAGATCATTACTCTCAAATTAATCGCAATAGAAATAGCAGCATTCAAGTTGTTAAAGTTGAAGTTAACAAGGGGATAGAGGATGTCGATTCTAATTAA
- the nuoK gene encoding NADH-quinone oxidoreductase subunit NuoK produces the protein MSILIKEIGLIHYLIFTTILFGIGLIGVMRNWCSVILTLMSIELMLLAVNVNFIVFASYYNNIIGQIFSIMIFSVAAAESAIGLAIIVVHFRNCSSISVKDLNKLKG, from the coding sequence ATGTCGATTCTAATTAAAGAAATAGGTCTAATACATTATTTGATATTTACAACGATACTATTTGGAATTGGATTGATTGGAGTTATGCGGAATTGGTGTAGTGTAATTTTGACCCTCATGTCAATAGAGTTAATGCTATTAGCAGTTAATGTTAATTTCATAGTGTTTGCAAGTTATTATAATAATATTATAGGGCAAATTTTTAGTATAATGATATTTTCGGTAGCAGCAGCTGAATCTGCTATTGGATTAGCAATAATTGTGGTACATTTTCGTAATTGTTCTTCAATTTCAGTTAAGGATTTAAACAAATTGAAGGGATAA
- the nuoL gene encoding NADH-quinone oxidoreductase subunit L has translation MSFLITLLPCLPLISGVISRLNNSFATKIISYITVMLIASTSFAAILVFWNISKHNSVEHIILFEWLELLNFKSHWAIYIDKLTALMLVIVSLISTIVHIYSIGYLHDDKELPKFMSYLSFFTFFMLMLVSSDNFLQLFFGWEGVGVSSYLLIGFWHKKYAAIIAAYKAFIVNRFADCAFLLAIIAIIYNCNSVEFKTVFSHAEQLSKTIVSIVDIKISVLDLICCLLFIGCMGKSAQIGLHIWLPDAMEGPTPASALIHAATMVTAGIFLLARCSFMFEYSTAILNLIAITGGFTCILTSIIAVCQNDIKKIIAYSTCSQLGYMVMACGSSSYNGAMFHLLTHAFFKAMLFLAAGNVIHMTHQQDLNKMPQQLWRVMPYTYGLFWLGTLAIVGIFPFSGFYSKDMILESVYLTDNKFVYYLGIIAVFFTAMYSIKLIIGIFHQPSFSSTKHSIKEVSIIMNLPLLILAIGSAISGWYCYNILTIGKVEYFANSLFNNGNLENLHINCWMIKILPILVGVFGLIIGGLIYYYKSNVNISIIRSISSPARNKFYFDEIYNTLLVKTFNIVSYYLSIFDIKCINKFLDDSLIFLVQSGFSGIKKMQSGYVSCYILTALVSMTAFFTLIVINYFITSN, from the coding sequence ATGTCATTTTTAATTACATTATTACCGTGTTTACCTTTAATTTCAGGTGTAATTAGTAGATTAAATAATAGTTTTGCGACAAAAATAATATCGTATATAACTGTTATGTTAATTGCTAGTACTAGCTTTGCTGCAATTTTAGTTTTTTGGAATATTAGCAAGCATAATAGTGTTGAACATATAATATTGTTTGAGTGGCTTGAGCTGTTAAATTTTAAATCACATTGGGCTATTTACATTGATAAATTAACAGCACTAATGTTAGTCATAGTATCCTTAATTTCTACGATAGTTCATATTTATTCTATAGGTTATTTACATGACGATAAAGAATTACCTAAATTCATGTCATATTTATCTTTTTTTACTTTTTTTATGTTGATGTTAGTCTCATCAGATAATTTTTTACAGCTATTTTTTGGATGGGAAGGAGTAGGGGTAAGTTCTTACTTATTAATAGGATTTTGGCATAAAAAATATGCCGCAATAATTGCAGCATATAAAGCATTTATTGTTAATAGATTTGCTGACTGTGCATTTCTTTTAGCAATTATTGCTATTATTTATAATTGCAACTCTGTAGAATTTAAGACAGTATTTAGTCATGCTGAACAATTATCAAAAACAATAGTCTCAATTGTTGATATTAAAATCAGTGTTTTAGACTTAATTTGTTGTTTGCTATTTATTGGATGTATGGGCAAATCTGCTCAAATTGGTTTGCATATATGGTTACCAGATGCTATGGAAGGGCCTACTCCTGCATCAGCACTAATTCATGCTGCTACTATGGTAACAGCTGGCATATTCTTATTGGCTAGATGTTCATTTATGTTTGAATATTCTACAGCAATATTAAATCTTATTGCTATTACTGGTGGGTTTACTTGTATATTAACTTCAATAATTGCAGTTTGTCAAAATGATATAAAAAAAATCATTGCATATTCTACCTGTAGTCAATTAGGTTATATGGTAATGGCATGTGGATCATCTAGTTATAATGGAGCAATGTTTCATTTACTAACGCATGCTTTTTTTAAAGCAATGTTATTTTTAGCTGCAGGCAATGTTATACATATGACTCATCAGCAAGATTTAAATAAAATGCCGCAGCAATTGTGGAGAGTTATGCCTTATACTTATGGGTTATTTTGGTTAGGAACATTAGCAATTGTTGGAATATTTCCTTTTTCAGGATTCTATTCAAAGGATATGATACTAGAATCTGTTTATCTTACAGATAATAAATTTGTTTATTATCTGGGGATTATTGCAGTATTTTTCACAGCGATGTATTCAATTAAATTAATTATAGGAATTTTTCATCAACCTTCTTTTTCATCAACTAAACATTCGATTAAGGAAGTTTCGATAATTATGAATCTGCCGTTATTAATCTTAGCAATTGGTAGTGCTATTTCTGGATGGTATTGTTATAATATCTTAACTATTGGAAAAGTTGAATATTTTGCTAATTCATTATTTAATAATGGAAATTTAGAAAATTTACATATTAATTGCTGGATGATAAAAATACTTCCAATTTTAGTAGGAGTATTTGGCTTAATAATTGGGGGGTTAATTTATTATTATAAAAGTAACGTGAATATTAGCATAATCAGGAGTATTAGTTCTCCAGCTAGGAACAAGTTTTATTTTGATGAAATATATAATACTTTACTAGTGAAAACCTTTAATATTGTTTCATACTACTTAAGTATATTTGATATTAAATGCATAAATAAATTTTTAGATGATAGCTTGATATTTTTAGTGCAAAGTGGGTTTTCAGGTATAAAAAAAATGCAATCAGGGTATGTATCTTGCTATATATTAACAGCACTAGTTAGCATGACTGCATTTTTTACTTTAATTGTTATTAATTACTTTATAACTAGTAACTAA
- a CDS encoding NADH-quinone oxidoreductase subunit M: MPIVTQDIPILSVCISLPLSALIILLLMRLSNYFNKLVYVKFIALLSSLLTLLCTIYLLLQFDNTAHTYQFVELYSIFKLIGLNYHVGIDGISIFFIALTALLTLLSIVISIFTVQKKLEDNLLCFLLIESLVIGAFSSMNLLLFFMFFEASLFPIFLLIGIWGSSNRIYAALKFFLYSFVGSVFFLVAIIYIHTYTGTLEITELYDLMPRFDISVQMLLWLSIFVAFAIKIPMLPLHSWLPDAHVEAQTGGSVMLAGILLKLGGFGLLRICLPMLPAASQKFSSIAMIFSVAAIIYFSIIAFQQIDIKKAIAYSSIAHMGYVTVGIFSLNTYGIQGAIFQMLSHGLISPALFMIIGILYDRTHTREIRFYGGLAVKMTKLASIFMAAVLGSIGVPGTSGFIGEFLVLLGAITASPLIGSFAILGVLLGAVYMLSLYRRIMLGEITNQRVYQLNDILLSEKVAVLPLIVAMFIIGVYPKFVLNILLIPAKNLSSLFII, from the coding sequence ATGCCAATAGTAACTCAAGATATTCCTATATTATCAGTTTGTATTTCTTTGCCATTAAGTGCATTGATAATTTTGTTGCTTATGAGATTAAGCAATTATTTTAATAAATTAGTGTATGTTAAATTCATTGCACTATTAAGTTCATTATTAACATTACTTTGTACCATATATTTATTATTACAATTTGATAATACTGCACATACATATCAGTTTGTTGAATTATATTCAATATTTAAATTGATTGGGCTTAATTATCATGTAGGTATTGATGGTATATCTATCTTCTTTATTGCTTTAACAGCTTTACTTACATTATTATCTATTGTTATTAGTATTTTTACTGTTCAGAAAAAACTGGAAGATAATTTATTATGTTTTTTATTAATAGAATCATTAGTTATCGGAGCCTTTAGCTCGATGAATTTATTGCTATTTTTCATGTTTTTTGAAGCATCATTGTTTCCAATATTTTTACTAATAGGAATTTGGGGAAGCAGCAATAGAATCTATGCTGCATTAAAGTTTTTTCTGTATAGTTTTGTTGGATCAGTATTTTTCTTGGTAGCTATTATATATATACACACATACACTGGTACACTTGAGATTACAGAGTTATATGATCTTATGCCTAGGTTTGATATATCAGTACAAATGCTATTATGGTTAAGTATATTTGTTGCTTTTGCTATTAAAATACCTATGTTGCCTTTGCATAGTTGGTTGCCTGATGCTCACGTTGAAGCCCAAACTGGAGGTTCTGTAATGCTAGCTGGAATATTACTTAAATTGGGTGGATTTGGATTATTAAGAATATGTTTGCCTATGTTGCCAGCTGCATCACAAAAATTTAGTAGTATCGCCATGATATTCAGTGTGGCTGCTATTATTTATTTTTCCATTATAGCTTTTCAACAAATAGATATAAAAAAAGCAATTGCTTATTCTTCAATTGCTCATATGGGGTATGTTACTGTTGGTATTTTTAGCTTGAATACTTATGGAATTCAGGGAGCAATTTTTCAAATGTTAAGTCATGGATTGATATCACCAGCTTTATTTATGATTATTGGTATTTTATATGATCGAACTCATACTAGAGAAATAAGGTTTTATGGTGGTTTAGCTGTTAAAATGACTAAATTAGCTAGTATTTTTATGGCAGCAGTACTTGGGTCAATAGGTGTGCCAGGTACAAGTGGATTTATTGGTGAATTTTTAGTGTTATTAGGGGCTATTACCGCATCTCCATTAATTGGAAGTTTTGCAATTCTAGGAGTGTTACTTGGGGCTGTATATATGCTTTCGCTTTATCGGCGTATTATGTTAGGAGAAATTACTAATCAAAGAGTTTATCAGTTGAATGATATTTTATTAAGTGAAAAGGTAGCTGTGCTACCTTTAATAGTAGCTATGTTTATAATAGGTGTATATCCTAAATTTGTATTAAACATTTTATTGATACCAGCTAAGAACTTAAGCAGTTTATTTATTATATAA
- a CDS encoding NADH-quinone oxidoreductase subunit N, with translation MEMLYGIMPEISLLLSALIFQLIGAYSNNTLTHVIAKMAIGFAAILIAILVFHPNLFNGIYWNNTFIVNQSKIYLKIIILIFYISLTLIYSGYIKVANLKGHSEYIVLMQLGALGGLILVSANDFMVMYLGIEMQGIIGYILTTFNYNNSRSSEAGLKYFILGTVFSAIMLFGISLVYGITQSIRYDIALHALQNPSSDIAALVAILMILVGVLFKLSIAPFHMWTPDIYDGAPLVVVALFSSFPKISVLALLGNLLSELKFASETFFYIKMIIMVLACLSLIVGAFGALLQQSIQRFIAYSAILNLGYAVLALVANSSNVIRAEISYFYIIIYAASMLGFIAIIINNFTNRANYLKISHLSGLSNVKKLSSILIAIQMFSLVGIPPFAGFISKYIIFTSILKSGMYELIIMGIAAVVIGSYCYLNIVKVMYFLPATVRFQNSSINFELSLVSISSTVIVISLMIICMFFGEGLSVIV, from the coding sequence ATGGAAATGTTATATGGTATTATGCCAGAAATTTCGCTTCTTTTATCAGCTTTGATTTTTCAACTAATTGGAGCATATAGTAACAATACGCTAACTCATGTTATAGCTAAAATGGCAATTGGTTTTGCCGCCATATTAATAGCTATTTTAGTATTTCATCCTAACTTGTTTAATGGTATTTACTGGAATAATACATTTATTGTTAACCAATCTAAAATATACTTAAAAATTATTATTTTAATTTTTTATATATCTCTTACTTTAATTTATTCTGGATATATCAAGGTTGCAAACTTAAAAGGCCATAGTGAATATATAGTACTAATGCAGCTTGGAGCTTTAGGAGGATTAATATTGGTTTCAGCTAATGATTTTATGGTTATGTACCTTGGTATTGAGATGCAAGGAATAATAGGATATATTTTAACTACTTTTAATTATAATAATTCTAGATCATCTGAAGCTGGTTTAAAATATTTTATATTGGGGACAGTTTTCTCAGCTATTATGTTGTTTGGTATATCTTTAGTATATGGTATTACTCAAAGTATAAGGTATGATATTGCTTTGCATGCATTGCAAAATCCAAGCTCTGATATTGCTGCGCTAGTGGCTATACTAATGATACTTGTTGGAGTCTTATTTAAATTATCTATCGCGCCGTTCCATATGTGGACACCTGATATTTATGATGGTGCACCTTTAGTAGTAGTTGCGTTATTTTCTAGCTTTCCTAAAATTAGTGTATTAGCATTGCTTGGAAATTTATTATCTGAATTAAAGTTTGCTAGTGAGACCTTCTTTTATATAAAAATGATAATAATGGTACTTGCATGTCTATCATTAATTGTTGGTGCATTTGGCGCATTATTACAACAATCAATTCAAAGGTTTATTGCCTATAGTGCAATATTAAATTTAGGATATGCTGTACTTGCTTTAGTTGCTAACAGCTCTAATGTTATTAGAGCTGAAATATCATATTTTTATATTATTATTTATGCTGCTAGTATGTTAGGATTTATTGCGATAATAATAAACAATTTTACTAATCGTGCTAATTATTTAAAAATTAGTCATCTTAGTGGATTATCTAATGTAAAAAAATTATCGTCAATATTAATAGCAATACAGATGTTCTCATTAGTAGGAATTCCACCTTTTGCAGGGTTTATTAGTAAGTATATCATTTTTACTAGTATTTTAAAATCTGGTATGTATGAATTAATAATTATGGGAATAGCAGCAGTTGTGATTGGATCATATTGTTATCTTAATATTGTTAAAGTAATGTACTTTTTACCTGCTACAGTCAGGTTTCAGAATTCCAGTATAAATTTTGAGCTAAGCTTAGTAAGTATATCTTCAACAGTAATTGTTATATCATTAATGATTATATGTATGTTTTTTGGTGAAGGTTTAAGCGTTATTGTATAA
- the tilS gene encoding tRNA lysidine(34) synthetase TilS, with translation MNIEVNFCHNMEHFGAFEENPKLAIAVSGGTDSLALMLLVKHWNEKVKGEITVLTIDHHLRSESTSEADYVSSICQNIKLQHVTLHWIHKGITGNIQAQARKARYHLLTNYCQEHDILHLITGHHADDIVENFFIRLLRGAGLAGLSSHNIFFVNNVRIIRPLFNITKQDLKKYLEQQNIKWINDPSNNSNKYLRTQVRDLLKSMLISFQNNFTVELLKKRIMLSQMHLTRALDSVNNEIIHYVVYAVKIYSAGFAVIDRKLFRQASPEARYAILSYLLMIVGANTKPQRFSSLQHIILHDIQEYNTYKTLHGCIVEYSIQYIIIYREFGRCYPRSKVVSNSVVWDYRFKVVDNRKNNRMNLTIDYLKKSDYHLIKSYVESNQRNAYFNYSRKILFTFPVIKHLEKVIAIPHIKYYSDKTIQESVSFVFEPKLISRWFHYC, from the coding sequence ATGAATATTGAGGTGAATTTTTGTCATAATATGGAGCATTTTGGAGCTTTTGAGGAGAATCCAAAGCTCGCTATAGCTGTCTCTGGAGGAACTGACTCATTGGCTTTAATGTTACTAGTGAAACACTGGAACGAGAAGGTAAAAGGAGAAATAACTGTTTTAACAATAGATCATCACTTGCGTTCTGAATCAACTAGCGAAGCAGATTATGTTAGTAGTATATGTCAGAATATAAAACTTCAGCATGTTACTCTACACTGGATACATAAAGGAATTACAGGAAATATTCAAGCTCAGGCTCGTAAAGCCAGATATCATTTGTTAACTAACTATTGTCAAGAGCATGACATTTTACATTTGATTACAGGACATCATGCAGATGATATAGTTGAAAATTTTTTCATAAGATTACTTCGTGGAGCAGGACTAGCTGGATTGAGTTCTCATAATATTTTCTTTGTTAATAATGTTCGAATTATTCGTCCACTATTTAATATTACTAAACAAGATTTAAAAAAATATTTAGAACAGCAGAATATTAAATGGATAAATGATCCATCTAATAACTCAAATAAGTATCTTCGTACTCAAGTTCGGGATTTATTAAAATCTATGCTTATTTCTTTTCAGAATAATTTTACAGTAGAATTACTAAAAAAAAGAATAATGCTTAGCCAAATGCATTTAACACGAGCTTTAGACAGTGTAAATAATGAAATAATTCACTATGTAGTTTATGCAGTTAAAATTTATTCAGCCGGTTTTGCTGTAATCGATAGAAAGCTTTTTAGGCAAGCTTCACCTGAGGCTCGATATGCTATATTATCATACTTACTGATGATTGTTGGTGCTAATACAAAACCTCAAAGATTTTCTTCTTTACAACATATTATTTTGCATGATATACAAGAGTATAATACTTATAAAACTTTACATGGATGCATTGTTGAATATTCTATACAATATATTATAATATATAGAGAGTTTGGGCGTTGCTATCCTAGATCAAAGGTTGTAAGTAATTCAGTAGTTTGGGACTATAGATTTAAAGTAGTTGATAATAGAAAAAATAATCGTATGAATTTAACTATTGATTATTTAAAAAAAAGCGACTATCACTTAATTAAATCCTATGTTGAAAGTAATCAGAGAAATGCTTACTTTAACTACAGCAGGAAAATATTATTTACTTTTCCTGTGATTAAACATCTTGAAAAAGTCATAGCGATTCCACATATAAAATACTATAGTGATAAAACAATTCAAGAAAGTGTGAGCTTTGTTTTTGAACCGAAGTTAATATCGCGTTGGTTTCATTATTGTTAA
- the ftsH gene encoding ATP-dependent zinc metalloprotease FtsH — protein sequence MNNQNRNVLFWATVFIVLVVAFNLLQGESFITSQQQLHLSDFLARVDAKQVSRVKIQGHSLEGELTDGSSFSTYFGNYDNLVNRLNDNGVHIEVLPTSTRMGAFISTIISWFPMLLFIGVWIFVMRQMQSGSSKALYFGRSKAKLMAENSVKVSFKDVAGIEEAKDELMEIVDFLRDPGKFQKLGGKIPKGCLLIGPPGTGKTLLAKAIAGEANVPFFHISGSNFVEMFVGVGASRVRDMFEQAKKNAPCIVFIDEIDAVGRHRGIGLGGGNDEREQTLNQILVEMDGFESNEGVIVVAATNRADVLDQALLRPGRFDRKIVLINPDVKGREKILNVHLQKVKHAADINIKAIACGTFGLSGAALANIVNESALIAAKNNKKEISNEDLEQAKDKIMMGSERRSMALTDEQKRCTAYHEAGHAIVALYVKASDPIHKVTIVPRGSSLGMVMRLPKHDRLNYTKEQLESNITVALGGRIAEEVIFGKDKVTTGAAEDIKQCTKIARFMVLEAGLSDKVGLQEYTSYYESSSYPNQRGKLAFMSEKNAQIIEDEVTRLINAGYKLAREIITSHLDKLKLIANSLLDKETLNGDDVKLLVFGEQKTKVKKKNTQSKINVASEKNEEAAAG from the coding sequence ATGAATAATCAAAACAGAAATGTATTATTTTGGGCAACAGTATTTATTGTACTTGTTGTAGCATTTAATTTGCTGCAAGGAGAAAGTTTTATTACTAGTCAACAGCAACTACATTTATCTGATTTTTTAGCTAGAGTCGATGCTAAGCAGGTTAGTAGAGTAAAAATTCAAGGTCATAGTTTAGAAGGAGAGCTTACTGATGGTAGTAGTTTTTCAACTTATTTTGGCAATTATGATAATTTAGTTAATCGTCTAAATGATAATGGAGTACATATTGAGGTACTACCTACAAGTACTAGAATGGGAGCATTTATAAGTACTATTATTTCATGGTTTCCAATGTTGTTGTTTATTGGAGTATGGATATTTGTTATGAGACAAATGCAAAGTGGGTCTAGTAAGGCGCTATATTTTGGTAGATCTAAGGCTAAATTAATGGCTGAGAACAGTGTAAAAGTTTCCTTTAAAGATGTTGCTGGCATAGAAGAAGCTAAAGACGAGTTAATGGAGATTGTAGATTTTCTTAGAGATCCAGGAAAGTTTCAAAAATTGGGTGGTAAGATTCCTAAAGGATGCTTATTAATAGGTCCTCCTGGTACTGGTAAAACTTTATTAGCAAAAGCTATTGCTGGAGAAGCTAATGTTCCATTTTTTCATATTTCAGGTTCAAATTTTGTTGAGATGTTTGTAGGGGTAGGGGCTAGTCGAGTTCGAGATATGTTTGAACAAGCTAAAAAAAATGCTCCTTGTATTGTTTTCATTGATGAAATTGATGCAGTTGGTAGACATAGAGGTATAGGATTAGGTGGGGGAAATGATGAACGCGAACAAACCCTTAATCAGATATTAGTTGAAATGGATGGGTTTGAATCTAACGAAGGTGTGATAGTAGTTGCTGCTACTAACCGTGCAGATGTTTTAGATCAAGCTTTATTACGTCCTGGACGATTTGATAGAAAGATTGTTTTAATTAACCCTGATGTAAAAGGTAGAGAAAAAATTCTAAATGTTCATTTACAAAAAGTAAAGCACGCTGCAGATATTAATATTAAAGCTATTGCTTGTGGAACATTTGGATTATCTGGGGCTGCATTAGCCAATATCGTTAATGAATCTGCATTAATTGCAGCTAAAAATAATAAAAAAGAAATTAGCAATGAAGATTTAGAGCAGGCAAAAGATAAAATTATGATGGGAAGTGAACGTCGCTCTATGGCTCTTACTGATGAGCAGAAACGTTGCACTGCTTATCATGAAGCAGGTCATGCTATTGTTGCTTTATATGTTAAGGCTTCAGATCCAATTCATAAAGTAACGATTGTGCCTAGAGGATCTTCTCTAGGTATGGTAATGAGGTTGCCAAAACATGATAGATTAAATTATACTAAAGAACAACTAGAGTCTAATATTACAGTAGCTTTAGGAGGGCGTATAGCTGAAGAAGTGATTTTTGGAAAAGATAAAGTAACTACTGGTGCTGCTGAGGATATTAAGCAGTGTACTAAAATTGCCAGGTTTATGGTACTTGAAGCTGGTTTAAGCGATAAAGTTGGGTTACAAGAGTATACTTCATACTATGAATCATCATCATATCCAAATCAAAGAGGTAAGTTAGCTTTTATGTCAGAAAAAAATGCTCAAATTATTGAAGATGAAGTAACAAGACTAATCAACGCAGGATATAAATTAGCTCGAGAAATAATAACATCACATTTAGATAAATTAAAACTTATTGCCAATAGTTTACTTGATAAAGAAACTTTAAACGGTGACGATGTTAAATTATTAGTATTTGGTGAACAAAAGACTAAGGTTAAAAAGAAAAATACTCAATCTAAAATAAATGTCGCTTCTGAAAAAAATGAGGAAGCTGCGGCAGGATAA
- a CDS encoding DNA-3-methyladenine glycosylase, producing the protein MVLGREFFLQDTNIVSTNLIGKLLCYKNFCGIITETESYIGQDDPACHAAKGMTKRTKIMFGQAGFSYVYFIYGMYYCLNIVTEALNFPAATLIRGIKLIHPPYTHLNGPGKVCKFLGINLTHNAIDITLSKELYIKDISCTLNYISTPRIGISKGLNKMWRYVITDKEFPSNIFLPS; encoded by the coding sequence ATGGTTTTAGGTAGAGAATTTTTTTTGCAGGATACAAATATAGTTAGTACTAATTTGATTGGTAAGCTGTTATGTTATAAGAATTTCTGTGGTATTATTACTGAGACAGAAAGCTATATTGGACAAGATGATCCTGCTTGTCATGCTGCTAAAGGTATGACAAAAAGAACTAAAATTATGTTTGGGCAGGCTGGATTTAGTTATGTATACTTTATCTATGGTATGTACTATTGTCTAAATATTGTTACTGAGGCTTTAAATTTTCCAGCTGCCACTTTAATTAGAGGAATAAAATTAATTCATCCTCCATATACCCATCTTAATGGGCCAGGTAAAGTTTGCAAATTTTTAGGTATTAATTTAACTCATAATGCTATCGATATTACTTTATCAAAAGAATTATACATTAAGGACATAAGCTGCACATTAAATTATATATCTACACCTAGAATAGGTATTTCTAAGGGATTAAATAAAATGTGGCGCTATGTTATTACTGATAAAGAATTTCCTTCAAATATTTTCCTACCTTCTTAG
- the tsaE gene encoding tRNA (adenosine(37)-N6)-threonylcarbamoyltransferase complex ATPase subunit type 1 TsaE yields the protein MVEIKLGNRSATKAFAQHLAVNLKPGSIVTFSGDLGAGKTFICREIIRTICGMNTIVSSPTFNVLQRYQADNFAIYHFDLYRLRDSSEIYELGIEDAWQQNVCLIEWPELIEAIIPRPYVSIRITMNTNLERIISVVNLL from the coding sequence ATGGTTGAAATAAAATTAGGAAATCGAAGTGCAACTAAAGCTTTTGCTCAGCACTTAGCTGTAAATTTGAAGCCAGGATCAATAGTTACTTTCAGTGGAGATTTAGGAGCTGGAAAGACTTTTATATGCAGAGAAATTATTCGTACAATATGTGGAATGAATACTATAGTATCAAGTCCAACTTTTAATGTACTACAAAGATATCAGGCTGATAACTTTGCAATTTATCATTTTGATTTATATCGTCTAAGAGATAGTAGTGAGATTTATGAGCTTGGCATTGAAGATGCGTGGCAACAAAATGTTTGCTTGATTGAATGGCCAGAACTGATAGAAGCTATAATACCTAGGCCTTACGTTAGTATAAGGATAACAATGAATACTAATTTAGAAAGGATTATTTCAGTTGTAAATTTACTGTAA